A genomic region of Fusarium falciforme chromosome 4, complete sequence contains the following coding sequences:
- a CDS encoding SAM domain-containing protein, whose translation MSSYSSFSSSISGSASSSPSLSFRSHVSSQSDSERVGEEMEIIKTWFSVLNDEERTAALTSIAELPCLREIEPLIQTLKDRKRDLWRRQEELLIQPGTKPKWPMPVFPHNSQDPRWVAKWLRALRLHKYERCLTGMSPAQVSRLSDEDLQQLGVDTVGARTKLLRAISTG comes from the exons ATGTCCTCATACTCTAGTTTCTCAAGCTCCATCTCGGGGTCAGCATCCAGCTCtccgtccttgtccttccGCTCCCATGTTAGCTCGCAGAGCGACAGCGAAAGGGTGggcgaggagatggagatcaTCAAGACGTGGTTTTCAGTCCTCAACGACGAAGAACGAACAGCCGCCCTCACATCCATCGCCGAGCTACCGTGTCTCCGCGAGATCGAGCCTTTGATCCAGACCCTCAAGGACCGCAAGCGGGACCTCTGGCGTCGACAAGAGGAACTCCTCATCCAGCCGGGAACAAAGCCCAAGTGGCCGATGCCGGTGTTCCCTCACAACTCCCAAGACCCTAGATGGGTAGCCAAATGGCTCCGCGCGTTGAGGCTGCACAAGTACGAAAGGTGCCTGACTGGAATGTCCCCGGCGCAGGTTTCACGTCTAAGTGATGAGGATCTGCAACAGCTGGGTGTTGACACTGTCGGCGCAAGGACGAAGCTGCTCCGA GCCATCTCAACTGGATGA
- a CDS encoding Cytochrome c oxidase assembly protein COX20, mitochondrial, which produces MASNQDDGQPKPGEKTLHVWSKPIEQNEATASGENGATSTNSRPTISEAVSMIKKDDFANVANTPCARQGFITGIASGAGIGGLRFVLRGNATSAANWAVGVFVLGSMASYEWCQYLRREERRQMKRHIEVVSENRREQAKKISEARQEHARLEAEKKAAEKAWYKFW; this is translated from the exons ATGGCTTCAAACCAGGATGATGGGCAGCCCAAGCCCGGCGAAAAGACACTACATGTCTGGTCGAAACCCATAGAGCAGAACGAGGCCACGGCCAGCGGCGAGAATGGAGCGACGTCCACCAATTCGAGGCCGACAATCTCGGAGGCCGTGTCCATGATTAAGAAGGACGACTTTGCAAACGTTGCCAATACGCCGTGCGCTCGACAAGGATTCATCACGGGAATTGCATCTGGTGCTGGTATTGGAGGCTTGAGATTTGTCCTCCGAG GAAACGCTACGAGCGCCGCAAACTGGGCCGTTGGAGTCTTTGTCCTCGGAAGCATGGCGTCCTACGAATGGTGCCAGTACCTCCGCCGAGAGGAGCGACGACAAATGAAGCGACATATCGAAGTGGTATCGGAGAACCGGAGGGAACAGGCAAAGAAGATTTCGGAGGCGAGACAAGAGCACGCGCGGCTGGaggcggagaagaaggccgcagAGAAGGCCTGGTACAAGTTCTGGTGA
- a CDS encoding Copper transport protein, with amino-acid sequence MSHDMGSMDSGGAACKVEMLWNWNTIDACFLAESWQIQNSGMMVATCIGVILLVVLVEFLRRMGKEYDALLQRQFHRQATTHGVAMAAAGCTGAVMPTRQTLTYRASPLQQLVRSVIHAMTFAGAYIIMLLAMYFNGYVIISIFIGSGLGKFFCDWLVVKIDLEGLEGDESKPKGIEETTVCCG; translated from the exons ATGAGCCACGACATGGGAAGCATGGATAGCGGCGGTGCCGCGTGCAAGGTGGAG ATGCTTTGGAACTGGAACACAATTGATGCGTGCTTCCTCGCCGAATCATGGCAAATCCAGAACTCGGGCATGATGGTTGCCACCTGCATCGGCGTCATCCTCCTAGTCGTCCTTGTCGAGTTCCTCCGTCGCATGGGCAAGGAGTATGATGCTCTACTACAACGGCAATTCCACCGCCAGGCGACAACTCACGGCGTCGCCATGGCCGCCGCGGGCTGCACCGGCGCCGTCATGCCCACGCGGCAAACCCTCACCTACCGGGCCTCGCCTCTGCAGCAGCTGGTGCGCTCCGTCATCCACGCCATGACTTTTGCAGGCGCCTACATCATCATGCTGCTCGCCATGTACTTTAACGGATatgtcatcatcagcatctttATCGGCAGCGGCCTGGGCAAGTTCTTTTGCGACTGGTTGGTGGTCAAGATTGATCTGGAGGGGCTGGAGGGTGATGAGAGCAAGCCCAAGGGTATCGAGGAGACGACGGTCTGCTGTGGTTGA